The proteins below are encoded in one region of Kogia breviceps isolate mKogBre1 chromosome 8, mKogBre1 haplotype 1, whole genome shotgun sequence:
- the ALG2 gene encoding alpha-1,3/1,6-mannosyltransferase ALG2, with translation MAEEQGQDEDLGPKPSVLFLHPDLGVGGAERLVVDAALALRARRCSVKIWTAHYDPGHCFAESRELPVHCAGDWLPRSLGWGGRGAAICAYVRMIFLALYVLFLSDEEFDVVVCDQVSACIPVFKLARRRKKILFYCHFPDLLLTKRDSFIKRLYRAPIDWVEEYTTGMADCILVNSRFTAAIFKATFKSLSHIDPDVLYPSLNITSFDSAVLEKLDDIVPKGKKFILLSINRYERKKNLTLALEALVKLRGRLSSQDWDKVHLIIAGGYDERVLENVQHYQELKKMVQQSDLGQYVTFLRSCSDKQKISLLHGCTCVLYTPSNEHFGIVPLEAMYMQCPVIAVNSGGPLESIVHSVTGFLCEPDPVDFSEAIERFIHEPSLKATMGLAGRARVKEKFSPEAFTEQLYQYVTKLLV, from the exons ATGGCGGAGGAGCAGGGCCAAGATGAGGACCTGGGTCCTAAACCGTCCGTGCTGTTTCTGCACCCTGACCTGGGTGTGGGCGGCGCCGAACGGCTGGTTGTGGACGCAGCGCTGGCGCTGCGGGCGCGCAGATGTAGCGTGAAGATCTGGACGGCGCACTACGACCCCGGCCACTGCTTCGCGGAGAGCCGCGAGCTGCCGGTGCACTGCGCCGGGGACTGGCTGCCTCGCAGCCTGGGctggggcggccgcggcgccgcgaTCTGCGCCTACGTGCGCATGATTTTCCTGGCTCTGTACGTGCTGTTCCTTAGCGATGAGGAGTTCGACGTGGTAGTGTGCGATCAG GTGTCTGCCTGTATCCCAGTGTTCAAGCTGGCCAGACGGCGTAAGAAAATCCTGTTTTACTGTCACTTTCCAGATCTGCTTCTCACCAAGAGAGATTCTTTTATTAAACGCCTATACAGGGCCCCAATTGACTGGGTAGAGGAATACACCACAGGCATGGCAGACTGCATCTTGGTCAACAGCCGGTTCACAGCTGCCATTTTTAAGGCAACGTTCAAGTCCCTGTCTCACATAGACCCCGATGTCCTCTACCCATCTCTGAATATCACCAGCTTTGATTCAGCTGTTCTTGAAAAGCTTGATGACATAGTCCCCAAGGGGAAAAAATTCATACTCCTCTCCATCAACAgatatgaaaggaagaaaaatctgaCTTTGGCACTAGAAGCCCTAGTAAAGCTGCGTGGAAGATTGTCATCCCAAGATTGGGACAAAGTTCATCTGATCATTGCAGGTGGTTATGATGAGAGAGTCCTGGAGAATGTACAACACTACCAGGAGTTGAAGAAAATGGTCCAGCAGTCTGACCTAGGCCAGTATGTGACTTTCCTTCGGTCTTGCTCGGACAAACAGAAAATCTCACTCCTCCACGGCTGCACATGTGTGCTTTACACACCAAGCAATGAGCACTTTGGCATCGTTCCCTTGGAGGCCATGTACATGCAGTGCCCAGTCATTGCTGTTAATTCAGGTGGGCCCTTGGAGTCCATTGTCCACAGCGTCACAGGGTTTCTGTGTGAGCCTGACCCAGTTGACTTCTCAGAAGCAATAGAAAGGTTCATCCATGAACCTTCCTTAAAGGCCACAATGGGACTGGCCGGAAGAGCCAGGGTGAAAGAGAAGTTTTCCCCTGAAGCATTTACAGAACAGCTTTACCAATATGTCACCAAACTGCTGgtataa